A window from Streptomyces subrutilus encodes these proteins:
- a CDS encoding YbaB/EbfC family nucleoid-associated protein — protein sequence MTEPIEQRIAQAMAELESVKAAVARAEEQLTDASATVRSRDRSVEVTVGPQGELAGLTFLDGKYRSMNAPQLAASVMEAVGRGRAQMARQVMDLFDPLTRPSTTVPELRGVDIDWERIYGSDLLDEAGAGRTRRPGDRLRDEIHEDADDAHGERGRS from the coding sequence GTGACCGAACCGATCGAACAGCGCATCGCCCAGGCCATGGCCGAACTGGAATCCGTCAAGGCGGCCGTGGCGCGGGCCGAGGAGCAGCTGACCGACGCCAGCGCGACCGTACGCTCGCGCGACCGGTCCGTGGAAGTGACGGTCGGCCCGCAGGGCGAGCTCGCGGGGCTCACCTTCCTGGACGGCAAGTACCGTTCGATGAACGCGCCCCAACTGGCCGCGTCGGTGATGGAGGCCGTCGGCCGCGGACGGGCCCAGATGGCCCGCCAGGTCATGGACCTCTTCGACCCGCTGACCCGGCCCAGCACCACGGTGCCCGAACTGCGCGGCGTCGACATCGACTGGGAGCGCATCTACGGCTCCGATCTGCTCGACGAGGCCGGTGCCGGGCGTACGCGCCGTCCCGGGGACCGGCTGCGGGACGAGATCCACGAGGACGCGGACGACGCACACGGAGAGAGGGGCCGGTCATGA